From one Leptospira licerasiae serovar Varillal str. VAR 010 genomic stretch:
- a CDS encoding sterol desaturase family protein — MNEFENQAVLFLQEISYAWAALFLLIENLLIFTCSVYIGNLLSKRYAHRHIVPTPPKIEAKEILFAASTIFLNTVITLLGLWLWRTGSIQFRSDIGVFALMDILILLLVMDAGMYLLHRIAHIRIIYKFAHRTHHYYDKPRPLTLFVLNPLEALGFGTLWLLVLCIYDFSWAGMSIYLVLNVVFGVIGHLGVEPLSEKWLHSNLFNTLTTSSFHAIHHQKEDYNFGFYTSIWDRIFGTLYPKNSRSQD; from the coding sequence ATGAATGAATTTGAAAACCAAGCAGTTCTGTTCTTGCAAGAAATTTCCTATGCTTGGGCTGCTTTATTTCTCTTGATTGAAAATCTTCTGATCTTCACTTGTTCGGTATATATTGGCAATCTGCTCTCGAAACGTTATGCCCATCGGCACATTGTTCCAACCCCGCCGAAAATCGAAGCTAAAGAGATCCTATTTGCGGCCTCTACCATATTTCTTAATACCGTTATTACATTACTCGGACTTTGGCTTTGGAGAACGGGTTCTATTCAATTTCGTAGCGATATAGGTGTTTTCGCATTGATGGACATTCTGATCCTTCTTCTCGTAATGGATGCGGGTATGTACTTATTGCATAGGATCGCACATATCAGGATTATTTATAAGTTCGCTCATAGGACTCATCATTATTACGACAAACCTCGACCTTTAACTCTATTCGTTTTGAATCCTTTAGAAGCACTTGGATTTGGAACACTTTGGTTATTGGTGCTCTGTATTTATGATTTCTCCTGGGCAGGAATGAGTATTTATCTAGTATTGAACGTTGTGTTCGGTGTAATTGGCCACTTAGGAGTGGAACCTTTATCTGAAAAATGGCTTCATTCTAATTTGTTTAATACTCTGACTACTAGTAGTTTCCATGCGATTCATCATCAAAAAGAAGATTATAATTTCGGGTTTTATACTTCGATTTGGGATCGGATCTTCGGCACTCTTTATCCTAAGAACTCGCGCAGCCAAGATTAA